In Cervus elaphus chromosome 5, mCerEla1.1, whole genome shotgun sequence, the following proteins share a genomic window:
- the TEKT1 gene encoding tektin-1 isoform X2 gives MAKLLQQPPKFLRAEWQIANKNQYHRAEAQRSRSERLVAESQRLVDEIEKTTRKSQSDVNKKLEQRLEEVRFWKKELDDKLEQLVYATEDLLLYQTRLEKALESFKEPLRITEKCLEYREKRVGIDLVHDEVEQELIKEHEIIRGVITLLTRTLEETSEQISSVSLEDWLDFSNTNVEKADKQRNNSLTLKALVDRILSQTANDLRRQCDVVDTAFKNGLKETKDARDKLALHLDKVMEEIASQEKNIVVLEKAILDQEGPAKVAHTRLESRTHRPNVELCRDVAQYRLIKEVGEITHNVARLKETLAQAQVELKGLNRRQLALQEEIQIKENTIYIDEVLCMPMRKSIPPRDGDDHGEWAGGAHPEAVC, from the exons ATGGCCAAACTACTACAACAGCCACCCAAGTTCTTGCGCGCAGAGTGGCAAATTGCCAACAAAAACCAGTACCACAGAGCCGAAGCCCAAAGGTCCCGGTCTGAACGCCTGGTAGCAGAAAGCCAGAGACTTGTGGATGAAATTGAAAAGACCACAAGAAAATCTCAAAGCGACGTGAATAAGAAACTAG AACAGAGACTTGAGGAAGTCAGGTTCTGGAAGAAGGAGTTAGATGACAAACTTGAGCAGCTGGTGTATGCGACTGAAGACCTACTCCTCTATCAGACCAGACTGGAGAAAGCCCTCGAGAGCTTTAAGGAGCCCTTGCGCATCACAGAGAAATGCTTGGAATACAG GGAGAAGCGGGTTGGCATTGACCTGGTCCATGATGAGGTGGAACAGGAGCTGATCAAGGAACATGAGATCATCCGGGGAGTAATAACCCTCCTGACCCGCACCCTGGAGGAGACATCCGAGCAAATCAG CTCCGTGAGTCTGGAAGACTGGctagacttctccaacaccaacgTGGAAAAGGCTGACAAGCAGAGGAACAACTCCCTGACGCTGAAGGCCCTGGTGGACCGAATCCTGTCCCAGACCGCCAATGACCTGCGCAGGCAGTGTGATGTGGTGGACACCGCCTTCAAGAATGGGCTGAAGGAGACCAAGGATGCCAGGGACAAACTGGCTCTTCATCTGGACAAG GTCATGGAAGAGATTGCCTCCCAGGAGAAAAACATTGTGGTTCTTGAAAAAGCCATCCTCGACCAAGAAGGGCCTGCCAAGGTGGCTCACACCCGCCTGGAGAGCAGGACACACCGGCCTAACGTGGAGCTGTGTCGAGATGTGGCACAGTACAGGCTGATCAAGGAGGTCGGTGAGATCACCCACAATGTCGCAAG ATTGAAGGAAACACTAGCCCAAGCTCAAGTAGAGCTGAAAGGCCTGAATCGCAGGCAGCTGGCCCTGCAGGAGGAGATCCAGATCAAGGAGAACACCATCTACATCGACGAGGTGCTGTGTATGCCCATGAGAAAGTCCATCCCGCCTCGGGACGGGGATGACCACGGGGAGTGGGCAGGGGGCGCCCATCCCGAGGCTGTCTGCTGA
- the TEKT1 gene encoding tektin-1 isoform X1: MAKLLQQPPKFLRAEWQIANKNQYHRAEAQRSRSERLVAESQRLVDEIEKTTRKSQSDVNKKLEQRLEEVRFWKKELDDKLEQLVYATEDLLLYQTRLEKALESFKEPLRITEKCLEYREKRVGIDLVHDEVEQELIKEHEIIRGVITLLTRTLEETSEQIRLNRSAKYNLEKDLRDKFTAITIDDICFSLNNNSPNIKYSENVVRVEPNSVSLEDWLDFSNTNVEKADKQRNNSLTLKALVDRILSQTANDLRRQCDVVDTAFKNGLKETKDARDKLALHLDKVMEEIASQEKNIVVLEKAILDQEGPAKVAHTRLESRTHRPNVELCRDVAQYRLIKEVGEITHNVARLKETLAQAQVELKGLNRRQLALQEEIQIKENTIYIDEVLCMPMRKSIPPRDGDDHGEWAGGAHPEAVC; encoded by the exons ATGGCCAAACTACTACAACAGCCACCCAAGTTCTTGCGCGCAGAGTGGCAAATTGCCAACAAAAACCAGTACCACAGAGCCGAAGCCCAAAGGTCCCGGTCTGAACGCCTGGTAGCAGAAAGCCAGAGACTTGTGGATGAAATTGAAAAGACCACAAGAAAATCTCAAAGCGACGTGAATAAGAAACTAG AACAGAGACTTGAGGAAGTCAGGTTCTGGAAGAAGGAGTTAGATGACAAACTTGAGCAGCTGGTGTATGCGACTGAAGACCTACTCCTCTATCAGACCAGACTGGAGAAAGCCCTCGAGAGCTTTAAGGAGCCCTTGCGCATCACAGAGAAATGCTTGGAATACAG GGAGAAGCGGGTTGGCATTGACCTGGTCCATGATGAGGTGGAACAGGAGCTGATCAAGGAACATGAGATCATCCGGGGAGTAATAACCCTCCTGACCCGCACCCTGGAGGAGACATCCGAGCAAATCAG GCTGAACCGCTCTGCCAAGTACAATCTTGAAAAGGATTTGAGGGACAAGTTTACAGCCATAACCATTGATGATATCTGCTTCTCACTCAACAACAACTCACCAAACATCAAGTATTCTGAGAACGTCGTGAGGGTTGAACCAAA CTCCGTGAGTCTGGAAGACTGGctagacttctccaacaccaacgTGGAAAAGGCTGACAAGCAGAGGAACAACTCCCTGACGCTGAAGGCCCTGGTGGACCGAATCCTGTCCCAGACCGCCAATGACCTGCGCAGGCAGTGTGATGTGGTGGACACCGCCTTCAAGAATGGGCTGAAGGAGACCAAGGATGCCAGGGACAAACTGGCTCTTCATCTGGACAAG GTCATGGAAGAGATTGCCTCCCAGGAGAAAAACATTGTGGTTCTTGAAAAAGCCATCCTCGACCAAGAAGGGCCTGCCAAGGTGGCTCACACCCGCCTGGAGAGCAGGACACACCGGCCTAACGTGGAGCTGTGTCGAGATGTGGCACAGTACAGGCTGATCAAGGAGGTCGGTGAGATCACCCACAATGTCGCAAG ATTGAAGGAAACACTAGCCCAAGCTCAAGTAGAGCTGAAAGGCCTGAATCGCAGGCAGCTGGCCCTGCAGGAGGAGATCCAGATCAAGGAGAACACCATCTACATCGACGAGGTGCTGTGTATGCCCATGAGAAAGTCCATCCCGCCTCGGGACGGGGATGACCACGGGGAGTGGGCAGGGGGCGCCCATCCCGAGGCTGTCTGCTGA